The segment GCTGCACATCTAATGATACCTTGAATGATTCCTTTTCGTTGTTTATTGTCGAGCCACAGTCTTTATCGATGCTTTGCATGGTTAATTTCCATGGTCTATAGTAGTTTTTGTAGGTGGTGTAGAAAGGGAATAAGAAGTCATGTGGAGTGATGCACATTCCGAAGTTTTGGTCGAATAACCGGGAGGGCCACGGCGAAGGTGGGAAGGCCATTTTAATCGCTAAACAAACGACAGCGCCGAGCAAATTCTAAAGTGCACTGGGAGAATATACGTCGTGCCAAATGCTTTTAAACCCTGGCACTTCCTATTTGTTTCCTATATTTGCTAAGGTTGCCCCTCATCGAGAAGagcaatatatttattgaatagAAACTAGCATTTATGAAGATCCTGGTTGCCACATTTAAAAACCCATTCGtatatagtcgttagatttgtagctggccctcaacggcttatccattgtctattgttaactaaaacggcgcgtgccactacctgcaaaaaaaagattcgtataattctaataggcacctgagcgcgggctagtctaacgctcagaaaaccagtttaggtgtgctctccgataacgcgcctttgttacgcatatcgaggacacattttaggcaggttctgtagcgttcgactcgccggcactcagtaaccgtatagggaccacacaagaattTGCAAattatttgttcattttgaatcttatttcaattaccataggagttttaattaaataaccggttaatgACCAGGCCCTTTTTTGctggtagtggcacgcgccgttttactTAACAATGGATAAaccgttgagggccagctacaaatctaacgactatatgCCTAATAAGGGTAAGTATGTAAAGTATCGCATTGTTCGTACCCAATGCCTAATACCCCCTACATTATCCACTGTTGAATTGTAATTCCAACCGGTACCAGTTATACCTTCACGTTCTCATCATGGTCCGAGAGCTGATAGATATTTTTCAACAcgccaactggtaaaggccctcttgattgttcaaaaactaatgaaaaagttgcattttatccacatgtggggcaaaagTAATCAGATCCACATTGTTAATTCGTAACCCTTATTGCAAGGGATAAGATTCGCAGTTGGTCAGCTAAGGTTTGCTGTTCCTTAAACATCGATAACTCCGTACCGTAAGTAATGAGGAAGGTACCTATGGCATTTTCGACAACTATACCGGGCCTGTCCTAATTCACAAGCAGACATAGGCTACACgtaaaataatatgatttaGTTAATGTTCAGCCCTAACTGACATCAATTGTGATCGACTGGTAGATGGCTATTTTAATCCGCGACATTAAGGTACGAATATAAATAACTACTAGGGCTGTGACCGAAATATCGTATTACTCAGCCCGTGCTCACTTACAAATATTAATAGGTCCTAAACTAGGATTTATAGGTCAATTAGAAACGGGTAATGCATTGTAAGTACATAAATTAACagttacaataatttaaataagtctCCCTATTCATAAATAGTCTAGTCAGTTCTAGTGTAATTTAAACCCTAGCTTGGGTACAAATATGAGTGCTTGGAGTTCAGTCATACTCAGGTCCACATTAGGCAGCTTTGATAGTTAGTTTTGGGAGTTACAGCCAAGATTGGAATTCTAGATGTTAATAATGATTCAAACATCTAGTGAATACTATAGATCTATTACACTGATTTATGacaaaatttcatttatttttgctGCCAAGAATCTAGAGCATAATCCTAGCTGGGTGGTATGCAGGTTTATACacaatatgtaagtacttattagCGTATGATTAACAGTATGTCTTTCATAAAAAATTGAGCTGAGCTGagcaaatttattatttataaaatggttAACAAATAGGATAGAAAAATGTATGATCTAGTGATACTGagtacaaattttattatattataaattaaaaccagcatgaattgtaattaaatttgaatttatataaattaagtttttgttaCAACATTTCCATCTCGGCTCGTTTCCGTTTCCTATGATTAGCCACCATGTTCGCTGTAGTGAGAGGGGAGTCTCCTCTCTGTAGCCAGCTAGACAGAGCCTTCTCCGTGACAGCAGCGGAGGCTGCACGTCTTCTCTCGCTGGCAGACAAGGGCTGGATGGAACCAATCGAGTCACTGGACACACTGGCAGCCATCAGCATCCGGAATCTTTGTctaaaagtctaaaaaaaagatattactGATCTTAAAGTTGGAACGATGGTTTAAACATGAGCCAGTAGCAACACGATAGTAAGGTTCACGAAAAATGACTGatacttacattaattaaagtgGATTTCACTTCACCTTTTATATCATGTTTTGCTACATAGCACCCAAGCTCGTAGAAATGGGGCCCTAGCTTGTGCATGTCCACTGTACAGGCATCTGCATTAAGAATTTCCCTGTAAGCATCTTTGTATATTTTAGGCAGGTCCACGTTCAACAAGGGAGGCCTTCTCGAATTTAATGCCTCTGCTAACCACAGCGGCACGTCAAGGTTTGAACCAGCTTTAAGGTCATCTTCAGCGGCTGACGGGTCCAAAAATCCTGCGAGATACGAATCGTGACATATTAAAACTATATAAGAAGATGCAAAGTTTACgataaacaattttattgtgtTGTATGTACACTAACCCATTTTAGGCAAATCGTGTAAAAATCTGCATGGAACTCGTTCATTTGTAACTAATATATCTGATATAGATAGGTAAGAATTGTCCatagcaatattttttatattatttcattacGATTGATATcaaattatgaataataatacaatttcaTGCAATGCATGCAACTGTCAGTGGCGCTGGCGAATGCCGATTTCCCGCGAAATTAGCTGTCAAAgtcaattggctacttgacagtttttagggttccgtagccaaatggcaaaaaacggaacccttatagattcgtcatgtccgtctgtctgtccgattatgtcacagccacttttttgtaaataatgtcaaacgatcttgattttcctaaggatcaaatgtctatataggacaaAGGTCaaaaaatgagagttaaagtctgacgctcgcactcgacgattgaaacgcctctaacaaaatgataagatgatgtgacgtcacattatataagaataagaataagaataagaataagaaaccatttattgccacacaaaatacaatgtttcacttaaaaataataataataggcatgcgcggcaaaaggaacggactcagcgtacgctgcgtcagccattttattacaaattgattgcgcagcgctgattttcagtccgtccccttcactgaaccacattgatatgacatgcgggttaatggattttttttgttttattaccagagatagctagtgtatacaattatagtacgaaaaaataaagaaatttttattacaagtgaaaatttaatatatataagtctgtcctaaatgtatgaaaagatcaagaaaattgccattttgactctGAAATATTGCGATTATGTGTGTAGttgtcatataatttatttttcaataaaatgtaaggaatcgaatggtactattttattttctatttttgaaagacaaaaaaaaaattttttttttgagacttcggagccttttatttttttataatctcaatatagttttttaaattccacttgtTTATAATGGATTGCTCATtgtctatccatttaactaaattttgttataatattcaacatgtgtcaagtacccaattgggTTTTATTTAGTCCATTCACTATGCAGCACATTGCAAGCACTCCAGTTCATACTACCTAAAATGGGCAGGTAATCATTATTTCATTATAGCACACAGTATGGTTTAGTGATGTCTatggtttagtgagttcaatactaagccccctccagactatgcacGTGAATCGATTGCGAGtatggagtcttgcaagttcgcgcttcgcgtctcctttgacgcgggccaaataccgacaaaaaacggggaataaggcgtgaacaatctgcgaaatcgacgcgagggccatccacactcgcgttcgcggcttcgcgcctcgattcgcgcacgagtgtggagggccttttagaatatatttttttggggCCACACGTCCCAATTTAATCAGTCAACTTATaccctaattcataattaaattccatcaaatctaccactgtgttgcaagtaaaatgaaacgttccataaatagtaaatatattattggcgaaagaatacacgtaagtaaataatttactactaatatgaaatacaaattaatgcttagtttaaataatcagaCTTATATAAAAAGCAGTCCCATtcattaatattgaattaaaactcTTTTGAGGTAGAAATGTTCGTTTTGAAATGGTAATACTTCAGGTCTAACCAACATTtggtattccgttttaatacaattacatTATCGTCTCAAGATTTGTATATTATTCGTTTATTACTATACCTTAAAAGGTAAATTCGAAAACGACAAGTACAGGATAGTGTAATATGCCCTTATGGGTACCATGATGGATTTATGGCAGCCATGACACTCACTTGACAAGTCAAGTTGTCACTTCATTCGGTAACTGATGTATGTACcctttctgtttgaaaaatataagTGACATcacttatagtattttaaacAGAAAGGGTCATCAGAAAAGAACAGAtttcatctcaatacaattttgttaaatttggcattttaagattataaattgtatggagatgacatctGACACCGTATCcagcatgttttaaaaatactctaGTCCCCAACTGAACAAGGCTTgtactgtataaattataagtgcttAAATACGATATCTTTGAAAGTAATTTTGTACATATAGTGAACAAATAATgacatatatacataacaaaaaaattatagtcgaaatatAGGCGTAACATTTAACAAAAACCCTGCATTTATGTAGTTGGCAGCGTTTCATTAAAGGTATAGAAAATGGAGTCTAAGAAACCGAAAccagcaaaacgtcccacttagtcgcttgccataaggacgagatttgcttgtatctttatacgaataacctgccaACGTGTCCTTCTGACAAGCGACAAAGGGACGTTTTGCTGGTTTCGGTCGCATATTTTGACGTAACTTCCgtattccatacaaaaacgGATTTTACTGTGTTCGTCATCTCGgtaagataattatattttttattatttcaaaaaggTTGGTGACATCTGGCCCGTCATATTGacgttgacagatgtcattgtgacagtgacatttcttggtagatttgatggaatttaattatgaattagggtATAATTAGATTGTGCAAAAAATTGTCCCGTCTAGACTGGCTTTCACTACGAAGCAAATTTGTGGCATCTATAGATCCCATCAGCAGAGACGAGTTACCAATCAGGTGCATGAATAGGGCCCTTTATTTTGTGACAACCAAAgtgaacgaatgaatgaatgaaaccGGTTTTGTAATGCAAAAAGCGGCGGCGGTGGCACAACACAGACAAGTCGTCTATAATATCCGTGTCAAATCAAATGAAACGGCGTGTGTGAAATCCATTCGTAAAAATTGACGGAGTCCAATACAAGTTGTTATCTAGAATGCAATTCAATAATTAGGAGCTGTTTAAAACTACAACAGGCAATCGGCTTGGGAACATAAGGAAGCCAGCGAGAAGCGTCATTCAAAATGTCAGGGTATGTTTTGATTTACTTTagaattacaaaatatttcgaatttaaattagtttatttcattactattTTGGTTTTCTTTAGGGTTTTTATGTTACAAGtcaaatatttatgttacatTGTACAAAATATCGTTATATTTCTGGTACACCTAAGAATAGGATAAATATTTTGATGAAGTCATCAAATTTAATTCAAGAAATATGACCAGTAAGATATAACCCCACTTGATAATTACACAACAAATGTTTCGTGTTCACTCATTGGGTTACCTATAAGATACATCTACCCACATTTCTTTTTGTTGATATTCAATTGTCTTATTGTCAACATACTTTGCTAGTTAGTGAAGTTAAGACAAACTATAGTAAATAGGTGTAAGGACATATGCTTCCATGCCCATACCTTGAATTTATGTAAATGTTCACTGAACTAAAAATTATTTGTCCTATATAAATTTCTCAGCCCACTAGATGTTCCATTGCAATCTATAATGATTGTTCAAGGCAATTAATCaataggcaggtccacacagagcgagcatacgtgcgaggcaattacCTCacacacaaaccggccagtgtagacatgccttGGCTGAGGCGgggcgctcaggcgaggaaatcGTGCGGGCTGATAATAAGACTTGAGTGCTcagatttcagatttttattcataaaacatagtattttacatgtcaaaattagattggtacataaaacaatttcttTACAGAAAATTAGGCACTATAAGTTAAATAGGCGTTTAAcaggtacatacatattatttttaatgtccgcaagtattattttctaagtattaggtacaaaaaaacagctttagtttaaaatttataatttcggGTCGCTACACGTCTCGACAAATTCGTCAATAGTATAGCAAGCAAGATTTGTTAATAACGTTTTTAGACGATTTGCAAATGTGATATCGCTTCGTACTAGTTTTAACTCTACTGGTAGTGAGTTATATAATTTTGCACCCATGACACCAAGCGACCCTCGAGTCTTTGCGAATCTGCAACGCGGcacaattaaaaaattacttcgACGGGTACTGGAGTGAGTGGTGTATGTGTTCAGGTTTTCTCTCACATATTTGCAGGcgttttaatatatatacgCTAGGCAGGGTGATAATCTTCGACTCCTTAAACAGATCCTTAGCGGGAATGTCGTACGCCTTTCTCATTATAATTCGAACAGCTCGTTTCTGCATTCTAAAGGCCCTGACTCGATCGGCCGCAGTGGCCCATAAGTCGACACCTTGGATTAGTAAAGCATGGAAATATCCATAGTAtgcctttttaatatttttgaatgaCAAACTTGGTGCAAGTCTCGAGAGCGCATAGCATGCTGACAATAACTTTTCACATAAGAGGTCAATGTGAGAGGACCATGTTAGTCCGGAATCTATAGTGAAGCCTAAATATTTTGCCGTATCAACCTGAGGTACGCTGGTATTGTTTAGCATGATGTTCAACTGGTTAGTATTATGATGCCTAAGTTGAAAATGCATTATGTTGGTCAAGTTATACATTAGCTAATACATtgaatattcataaaataattgcTATGTACGTGTGCTGGCTTGCTAGCTCGAACCAAACTGGGGGGTACACCCGCAGATCTTATCTACCCACATgtcaatatataaaatgccTTTCCCTCAGGATAGATGACACTTCACTACATTTTGAATTCAATGTCTAAAGTCGGTTGAACACTACACTGTTTATACACTTAAACTATATTGTTCACTTAAACCCTAACATGCTGTCATAgtcttttgttattatttagtaaCTATCTAATTATTGGCTATCTGCACTATAATGTTCATCATCTCCACAATCAGACTCAATGTCTGTACTACCATATTCTTGGAGGGCTATCTTTTTCAGGGATGGTCTGTTGGACGGTGGGCTTTCACTCGGCCGGGGTCGCTTGTTACTGTTCAGCTCATTTCTAGGCACTGTATCATCCGAATCCAGTACTACACACTCTTCTGGACCTTTAACACCAATCATTTCTGCCCACTGACTCAGTGGAGGGATTCTTATTGTGCCAAAACCCTCCTCTTCTCTTTCCTCTTCCCCTTGGTGAACTTCTTTACTATTACTTGATGATCTTGCCTTGATTTCAGTTTGTATTTCTTCTTCTCTGCCACTTCTAGTAAAACCTAGCATCTGGTTCACATCTCTAATAAACAATTTActtccttttttaattttatatcttaAAACTCCAATCCTTTTTACTATTATTCCTTTTAACCATCTAGGCCCAGCTCTATAGTTCCTGAAACAGACTGTCTCTCCCACTCTAAATTCTCTCACAcgttttgtttcattttcctGGATATCTTCTGTCTCCTTTTCTTGAATCAAAAGGGGGTGAAGCCTATCAAATTTAGTTCGGGAACGTCTATTGTTCAGGAGTTCAGCGGGTGTCTTACAGGTGACAGAACTGGGTGTTGTCCGCAAACCATACAATATCTTTTGCAGCCTGGTTGACCATGGGAGATGTGACATCTTTTTTAACTTCAATTTTATTGTCTGGACAGTTCTCTCTGCCTGTCCATTCGACGCAGGATGATATGGAGGTACCAGTATATGTCTAATACcattctgtttaaaatattgactTATCTCTTCTGACGCAAACGCTTTCCCCTTGTCGCTCACTATGGTGTCTGGCAACCCTTGTTCCGCAAATATCTCATCTAGTTCATTAATTACCATACTTGAACTTTGCTCACTAACTATTTTGACCTCCGGCCATTTTGAGTAAGAGTCAATTAATATTAAGAAAAGTTTGCCCATGAAAGGCCCTGCAAAATCAATATGCAGCCTAGACCAAGCCTTTGGTGGCGTAATCCATCTGTGAGTCACTTTGGCAGGCATATTCCATACTTCCTTACTAGTTTGGCAATTATGTATCAAACTCTCTATATCTTTGTCAAGACCAGGCTACCAGAAATAACTCCTTGCTATTGCTTTTGTGATAACTATGCCATCATGATTGCTATGGAGCTCCTTAAGAATGCTTTCACGTAGCTTCAGGGGCAAAATTACTCTACCTCCCCACAATATACAGTCATTGTATTCTGTTAATTCATCCCTTCTTACATAATaatctttatatttttcttctactttacTTGGCCAACCATTCCTAATCCAGAACATCACCTTTGCTAATATACCATCAGTTGTACTCAATTTAGCCACATCCTTAGCAGTCATCTGTAATTCCATTGGTGTCTCATTGAGCAGCAAAACATTCACCTCTTGCAGCTCTTCTTCTTTTCCACTGCTTTCAGGACCGGGCCATCTACTTAGGGCATCAGCATTCCCAATTTTTTTCCCTTCGACATATTGTAACTCGTAATCGTACGAGTTTAACAATAAAGCCCATTTTAACATCCTGGGTGATATCACATTAGGTATTGGCTTCTTtgggtcaaatatacccaaaagtGGTTTGTGGTCCGCCTGAATAACTATCTTACGGCCAAAAATATATGAGTAGAATTTTTGAACTGCAAAAATAATTGCAGCAGCCTCTTTATCAATCTGCGAATAATTTCGTTCATGAGAGCTCATCGTCCTGGAAGCAAACATCCGTCTCAAAGAACCATCCTCCATCCTGTGTTCCAGAACCGCACCAAGACCGTACTGCGAAGCATCATATGTAATAACCACTGGTTTCTTTAAATCATAATGTACTAATGTGTTCTCTGTAGTCAACATTCTTTTTAAGAGACTAAAAGCTTGTTGGCAATTCGATGACCATACCCATTTCAACAATAACTTGTACAGTGGTTCTGCTACCGTTGCTTTCTGTGCTATAAATCTGTCATAAAAATTCAGTAATCCAAGAAACTGCAACAACTGCTTTTGTATATCTTCATCGCGTATGCCACATACTAGCCGGTCACGCAACGTGCGATCCAAATCGGTAAAATTGCACTCTATAGCCAATTTACGCAAACTAGCCACGTACTCTTTTATATTTTCACAACTCGATTGACACCTCATATGAAACTTATACGATTGCactatttcattttgttttgaaTTAAAATGATCGTCTAACGCGGCCTTTACAGTTGTATAGGTTATGTCTGTGATCTTTTTCGGCGAAATCAACGATTCAAGAAGATCATATAAATCACGACCACAAACTGCAAAGAAATtagctttttttaattcatcCGTCTGAAATTCTGAATACCATTCGCGAGCAAACAATAGTCAAACCGATTCACATAATTCTTCCAATTGTCTTTGTCCACATTAAACTCGCAAAATTTGACCGCCATTTTATTCCACCACACTCAATTACACTTTTAAACATTCAAACACTATATTTAAAGCACTTCCTAGAATATTCCCGAATCAAATCCCGTCGCCAGAATGTTACGTACGTGTGCTGGCTTGCTAGCTCGAACCGAACCGGGGGGTACCCCCGCAGATCTTATCTACCCACATGTcaatatataacaataataatgtttattttttagggtttcgtacccaaagggtaaaacgggaccctattactaagactccgctgtccgtccgtccgtccgtctgtcaccagactgtatctcatgaaccgtgatagctagacagttgaaattttcacatatgatgtatttctgttgccgctataacaacaaatactaaaaagtacggaaccctcgggcgagtccaactcgcacttgtccggtttttattttaaatactgcAGCTAGCCTGTACTTATATGGGGTTTATATTCTAAATATGTCATAAAACCTTAGTACTCCTTTGgtattagaaaaatatttgcCACATAGGCAATAACTGTCAATTTAATAAAAGGCCCTGGCAGTATACGGGGGCATCTTGTGCCTAATAGCTTTTCGgcctgattttttttctgatgatgAGTCACATCATTAGTAAGTGTTATAGTAAATTACAGCATTTGCCTCATTAACTTTTAGACCACTCATTAACCACAATTACGACCCTTTATTTggcttttttcatttttagtgTTCTGTACCAAAagggtacaaaaggaacccttaagGTGCgactctgtttgtctgtctgtctgtccatctgtcacattgctaaatatctcgagaagtacttaagctatcaatttgaaatttggaatagtaatgaacaacgctaaccaaGACATATTGaaagtgtaatttttatttatttatattaattatggaaaatgcctaATATAAAGATGGGGCAAAATTCTTCAAAGCCTAggtactaggtcaagtggggtatcatttgaaagagctcaaatagaacattgcaaaacaattttttattttgtgaaaaaaaaaattgatttatgaaggaaaatttaaaaacaaaaataccatTACCCCCCTTATCTGTgataaattatgaattttttacattataataacattatcataaagattacaggaaaaataaaatcggaCCTCtattttgataacttttttttaataaaaaaaattataatttaattagcaattttattatagttgaaattcctATGAAATTATACTAAAGACAGttcctttcaaataaaacaaagattATTGAAATCGGTATAGATACATACAGATTGCGctaattagttagccaatttggccatagatggcactgtacacaattatactaatagtatacttctagtcaaaagtctttcgtgattatagttacatgagaaaattaaaagtttgttcggaaccctcggtgcgcgagataaacgaactcgcacttgaccggtttttttttaaagcatttaaaaatgagtatggtttttttttcacttttagggcttataataatctaaaaattgacaaaaataaacaaaggggcatagcttatgtttaatataaatcatttcaccacaccaacgtgagGAAACTGTGACCGCAAAACGAATAATTgtaatatacaacgtgtcccaaaactcaacgataagccggcacaagaggatggagctgcttatgattagtcgagaaaaaataaggaaaaaaatatatctcaattattttagaaattacagaaaaaaaatgaaattcatcgaaaatcgacatccctaatggtatttttaacgaccatgtcacaaatattcaaatattactgtttttttttttgtttttggaaacttaagtagccctgctatctaacacagttcttaaaaataccataatacatgtagtttttacacaaaaaataatcaaaattcattttgtccctacaattttgaaagattttttcttacagtccactttcaatcatcatggtgtaaaaaaaatagtatcgacaccactatggcaattattttcaaaagttgacgcaactaaccaagattccaaaatggtataatatagagatgtgccgactatggttttggccgactagccgactagccgactagtcggcagtcaggtggccgactagtcggccgactagtcggcgtagccgactatggtcttcgcctaagttcgggcgtaatcgggaacgttcgggtcgcctgattcgctgccgcacgtggttgcgttttcatgttttgactagttttgtttacctttccgattcacttgttgctccggtgtgttattattagaaaaacatacaaaacgaatcgtaattgttgtttaaaagtttaaataaacaagtagtgaTCTTTATAAAC is part of the Cydia pomonella isolate Wapato2018A chromosome 18, ilCydPomo1, whole genome shotgun sequence genome and harbors:
- the LOC133527606 gene encoding DNA replication complex GINS protein PSF3, yielding MDNSYLSISDILVTNERVPCRFLHDLPKMGFLDPSAAEDDLKAGSNLDVPLWLAEALNSRRPPLLNVDLPKIYKDAYREILNADACTVDMHKLGPHFYELGCYVAKHDIKGEVKSTLINTFRQRFRMLMAASVSSDSIGSIQPLSASERRRAASAAVTEKALSSWLQRGDSPLTTANMVANHRKRKRAEMEML